From the Bombus pascuorum chromosome 7, iyBomPasc1.1, whole genome shotgun sequence genome, one window contains:
- the LOC132908963 gene encoding uncharacterized protein LOC132908963, whose translation MLQYQINTKDIYIKNNGTMCPFSNLSRSFLIEIAYQYLPPSGLSIPIPKIIHKVDWYNSSVNSENSLPNHIILNEYEQTFSYIRWYQLEESIVTVNLSPYTLHREMEDFINGNKLETNY comes from the exons ATGTTACAATatcaaattaatacaaaagatatttatataaagaacaATGGTACTATGTGTCCATTTAGTAATCTGAGTCGCAGTTTTCTAATTGAAATAGCTTATCAATATTTACCACCATCAGGTTTATCTATACCAATTCCAAAGATAATACACAAAGTAGACTGGTATAATAGCAG tgtaaattctgaaaattcttTACCAAATCATATTATTCTAAATGAATATGAACaaacattttcatatatacGTTGGTATCAATTAGAAGAAAGTATTGTTACAGTCAATTTATCTCCATATACCTTACATCGTGAAATGGAAGATTTTATCAATGGtaataaatt